Within the Granulicella sibirica genome, the region GTGGCGGAGGCGTGGTGCGAGTGGGAACCCGCACGCCAACCTCCAGGAAGAATTCCTCCTGGCCTGCTGGAGCGCAGAGACACAGAAGCCGCACAGGCTTGTCCGACGCGTTATGGAACTGGTGCGGAGCATTGGCCGGAATATGGATCGTCTCGCCCGCATGCACCGTCGTCTTCTTCCCCCGGAAGGTCGCAACCATCTCGCCTTCGAGCAGCGTAAAGGTCTCCTCGAAGTCGTGCCGATGCGGCGGTGGCCCACCTCCCGGCGGGATATGCATGTCGATGAGGCAGAAGCTCCCCGCCGTGTCTTTACCCGTCAGCAGAAGCGTGTACGTGTCGCCAACGAGGCCGATATGCGGCAGATCGCCGTCTGCCTGGGCAAGCACGAGAGAACGGCTTAGATCGTCGGGCGGAAGCGGTGTCGTATCCATGGAAGTCTCCTCAGTCGTCTGATGCGAACGCTCGGCCTACAGCTTGTACGCCTTCCGCACCAGCCCAACCGTCAGATCATTCGCCACGGCAAATGCCTCATCCTCATCCAGCCGATGCTCCGCCACCAGCCGCCCAAGGAAAGCGCAATCAATCCGCCGCGCGACGTCATGCCGTGAGGGAATCGACAGCAGTGCACGCGTGTCGTCGTTGAATCCGACCGTGTTGTAGAAGCCGGCAGTCTCCGTCACCTGCTCACGAAAACGCATCATGCCTTCAGGCGAATCATGGAACCACCAGCTCGGCCCAAGTCGCAGCGCAGGATAGTGTCCCGCCAGCGGTGCAAGCTCGCGCGAGTAGCTC harbors:
- a CDS encoding cupin domain-containing protein, whose product is MDTTPLPPDDLSRSLVLAQADGDLPHIGLVGDTYTLLLTGKDTAGSFCLIDMHIPPGGGPPPHRHDFEETFTLLEGEMVATFRGKKTTVHAGETIHIPANAPHQFHNASDKPVRLLCLCAPAGQEEFFLEVGVRVPTRTTPPPPLSKEEQAAFGKKAQELAPKYRTEFLKEA